The genomic DNA CCTGGAGTGGGACAAGTGCACTGAACCCAATACATCGTGTACTCATATCCATGAATGGGCCATTGGTCAATATGGTGGTAGCCGTGTATGGATGGGTTCTGTTACGTCGAGGCCCGTCCGTCGAGTACGAAATGACTCTCTCCATTTTTGTCATGATTAATCTATGGATTGCAGTAGGCAACCTACTGCCTTATAAGCTCTTTGGCAAGAGTTCTGATGGGCTTGTTGCAATAAAAGGCTTGTGGCAAGTTCTAAAAAGGATTTAGGTACGGATTGTCCACTGTTTTGAAGGGGAAGGAAGGAAAATTGTTATTTTACTCGAATAGTTTTCAATATTACCTTTTATATGGGGATGACCAACATGCTGAAAAAAATGTTTAAGAATTACGATTATGCCATGATTGCGATTGTCCTGATATTATGTGGAATCGGTCTTGTGATGGTCTACAGCGCAAGTATGATCGTTGCCGTCATGGAATATGAATTTTCAAGTGATCACTTCTTTAAGCGGCACCTCCTATGGGTGATTATGGGAATAGTCGTTTTCTTCGTGTTCATGATGTTGCCCTATAAAATGTACCAAAAGTTGATCATTCCGATAACATTGGGTATGTTGTGTTCCTTAGTGTTAGTTTTATTTGGAGAAGAGACAAATGGAGCGAAGTCCTGGTTTGAAATCGGAGGCTTTAAAATCCAGCCGGCTGAGTATGCTAAAATTGGAATCATCATGTATCTGGCGTCCGTCTTTTCCAAGAAGCAGAGCTACATATCTGATTTTAAAAAAGGGGTCATACCTCCTTTGACGGTTCTCGTCCTCGTCTGCGGACTCGTCTTCATTCAACCGGATCTTGGGAGCATGGCCATAATTGGACTGTCCGCTTCAGTCATCATCTTTTGTTCAGGTATGAAGTGGAAGCACCTGTTCATGATGATTGGTTTTATCGGTTCCGTCGGTTTCATCGCTTTTAAATTTTTCTTAAGTGCGGAACAACTATCACGTTTTACCGGCGCGTATCGACCATTCGAAGATCCATTAGGGGATGGCATGCAGTTGATCAATGGATACCTTGCCGTCGGAACCGGCGGGTTGTTTGGAAAAGGCCTTGGTCAAAGTATCCAGAAATATGGCTTTCTGTCGCATCCTCACACAGACTTCATCATTGCCATTGTCGCTGAGGAGCTCGGTTTTATCGGTGTGTTCGTCATACTTTTATTGTTGATGTACATCGTATTTAAAGGGCTTTATACAGGTCTTCACTGTAAGGATGCATTCGGCAGCTTACTGGCCATCGGTATATCCGGGATGATTGGTATCCAGACGATCGTCAATCTAGGAGCAGCATCTGGCATTTTGCCGATTACAGGTGTTACATTACCTTTTATCAGCTACGGAGGCTCTTCACTCATCCTGTTGATGATGAGTATGGGCATCCTTGTCAATATATCGATGTTTGTGAAATATCGGAAACAAAAGCAACCTCCGGCTGAACAATCTAATACTTCAATTAATCAACGACCAAAGCTAAAAGTCGTATCACAGCAACGTGTAACTCATTAAGGGAGGAATCACTATGCAAAAGAAAATCAACAAAATCCTTGTAGCAAACCGTGGTGAAATCGCCATTCGAATTTTCAGAGCATGTACGGAATTGGATATCCGTACAGTCGCTGTCTATTCGAAAGAAGACTCAGGATCTTTTCACCGCTATAAAGCGGACGAAGCGTATCTGATCGGTGAAGGTAAAAAGCCGATTGATGCATACTTGGATATTGAGGGGATCATTGAAGTTGCTAAGCGATATGAAGTGGATGCCATCCATCCAGGATATGGCTTCCTTTCTGAGAATATTCAATTCGCGAAAAGGTGTGGAGAAGAAGGCATTACGTTTATTGGACCTGAAACAGAACATTTACATATGTTTGGCGACAAGGTTCGTGCACGCGCTCAGGCTGTCGAAGCAGATATTCCAGTCATCCCAGGAAGTGACGGTCCGGTTGAAACAGTTGATGAAGTAAGAGATTTCGCGAAGGAGCATGGCTTCCCAATTATTATTAAAGCCACTCTTGGTGGCGGGGGACGCGGCATGCGAATCGTCCGTAATATGGCCTCGTTGGAGGATGCTTATGACAGAGCAAAATCTGAAGCAAAGGCCGCTTTCGGAAAAGATGAAATCTATGTAGAGAAATTTGTTGAGAATCCAAAGCATATTGAAGTGCAAATTATCGCCGATAATGATAGAAATGTCGTTCACTTGTATGATCGTGACTGCTCTGTACAGCGTCGACACCAGAAAGTCGTTGAGGTCGCCCCAAGTGTTTCCTTGACCGAAGAGAAACGCGAGGAAATCTGTGCTGCTGCTGTCAAATTGATGAAACGAGTCAACTATGTCAATGCAGGAACAGTCGAATTTCTCGTATCTCCTGATGGATCCTTCTATTTCATTGAGGTCAATCCACGTGTTCAGGTTGAGCATACGATCACCGAAATGGTGACGGGAATTGATATCGTCCAGACACAAATCATGATTGCAGAAGGACACCTCTTGCATGACAGCCCAATTTCCATACCTAAGCAGGATCAAATCAAGTGTCATGGTGTTGCCATCCAGTGCCGTGTTACGACAGAGGATCCAGCGAACAATTTCATGCCGGATACAGGAAAGATCATGGCCTATCGTACCGGTGGAGGGTTCGGTGTAAGACTTGATGCCGGTAACGGTTTCCAAGGTGCCATCATTACACCACACTATGATTCATTGCTCGTTAAGCTTTCCACTTGGGCATTGACCTTTGAACAGGCAGCTTCCAAAATGGTCCGTAACCTTCGGGAGTTCCGTATCCGCGGAATCAAGACGAATATCGCGTTCTTGGAAAACGTCATCAAACATGAACAATTCATGTCTGGAGAATACAATACTTCTTTCATTGATACGACACCGGAATTGTTTGTATTTCCGAAGCGTAAAGACCGCGGTACGAAGATGCTGTCCTATATTGCAAATGTGACCGTCAATGGCTTCCCAGGATTAGAAAAACAGAAGAAACCGGCATTCAACAAGCCTCGGATACCACATGTGGATTATACGAAGCCGTTCCCGGAAGGAACGAAGCAAATCCTCGACCAGGAAGGTGTCGAAGGATTGACGAAATGGATCAAGTCCCGAGAAGAAGTCTTGTTGACAGACACGACTTTCCGGGATGCTCACCAATCATTGCTGGCAACACGTGTCCGCACACATGACCTTCAACAAATCGCTGAACCTACTGCTCGTCATTTGCCTGAACTCTTCTCTTTGGAGATGTGGGGTGGAGCAACCTTCGATGTAGCATACAGGTTCCTGAATGAAGACCCTTGGAGCAGGCTGATCCAACTAAGGAAAAAAGCTCCGAACGTCCTGTTCCAGATGCTGTTGAGAGCATCGAATGCCGTCGGGTACAAAAATTACCCGGATAATGTAATTAAGGAGTTTGTTGAGAAATCGGCATCTGCAGGAATTGATGTATTCCGTATTTTCGATAGTCTGAATTGGATTGATGGAATGAAGGTCGCAATCGATGCCGTCAGAGAAACGGGAAAAGTAGCCGAAGCTACCATTTGTTATACGGGAGACATCCTGGATCCGAAACGTCCGAAATATGATTTGAATTATTATGTTTCCATGGCGAAGGAGCTTGAAAGTGCAGGAGCACATATCCTCGGAATCAAAGATATGGCCGGACTGCTTAAACCTCAAGCTGCATATGAATTGATTGCAGCCTTGAAACAAGAAATCGATATACCAATCCACCTCCATACGCATGACACAAGTGGAAATGGTATCATGACCTATGCGAAAGCAGTAGAAGCAGGTGTAGATATCGTCGATACCGCGATCAGCTCCATGTCAGGGTTGACCTCCCAACCGAGTGCAAACTCTCTCTATTATGCGTTGGAAGGAAGCGGTCGACAACCTAAGGTGTCAATCGGTAATCTTGAAGAACTATCCCATTATTGGGAGGATGTCAGAAAGTATTATCAAGGATTCGAGAGTGGCATGAATGCTCCTCACACTGAAATCTATGAGCATGAAATGCCTGGCGGACAATACAGCAACCTGCAACAGCAAGCGAAAGCTGTGGGGCTGTCCCATCGTTGGGATGAAGTGAAGAAAATGTACCGAAGAGTGAATGACATGTTTGGAGATATCGTCAAGGTCACACCATCTTCCAAAGTAGTCGGAGATATGGCACTCTTCATGGTCCAGAATGATCTTTCAGAAGACGATATTTATGAAAAAGGCGAGTCTCTTGACTTCCCGGATTCTGTCGTAGAGATGTTCCAGGGCTATCTTGGTCAGCCGTATCAAGGATTCCCGAAAGATTTACAGCAGATCATTTTGAAAGGTAGAGAACCTTTAACGGTCCGTCCTGGGGAACTCCTTGAACCTGTGGATTTCCAAGAGATGAAAGAGATGTTATATCACAAGCTGGATCGCCCTGTGACAAGCCATGATCTCATTTCTTATGCACTATACCCGAAAGTGTATATGGATCGGGAAAAAATGGTCGAACAATTTGGGAATATCAGTGTGTTGGATACACCAACGTTCTTTTACGGCATGCGGTTAGGTGAAGAAATCGAGATTGAGATCGAGCAAGGGAAAACGTTGATCGTGAAACTCGTTTCGATCGGAGAGCCTCAATTAGATGGTACGCGCACCGTGTATTTCGAATTGAATGGACAACCTCGTGAAGTTGTCGTCCGTGATGAAAACATCAAAACGAACGTTGTAGCGAAGCAGAAAGCTGATAAGACCAATGAAAAGCATATTGGTGCATCAATGCCGGGAACAGTCATCAAGGTATTGGTTGAAAAAGGCGAAAGTGTTAAGAAAGGTGACCACCTCATGATTACTGAGGCGATGAAAATGGAAACTACAATTCAAGCGCCATACGATGCTGAAATCAAAGACATCCATGTATCCAATGGAGAAACACTGCAAACTGGAGATTTGTTGATTGAATTAACGTAAGGTAATGATTGTCATAAATTGGAAACAAATAACATAAAAGAAGAGGGCCCGTTTGAAGCTAAGCAAATGCTTCGGGGTCCCTCTTTTTTTATTGAATATCATTTTTTTAAAATCATTCTTTCGGTTTAATTATCTATCCTCTAACATTTAAGACTTTCGCAGCAGGATCATGATGAGATAGCTTAAGGTCGCAAAGAGAATAGAGACGAAAAGCCCATGCATGAGTGCGATGAACAAGTTCAGTTTCGTAAAGATGATCAATGCTCCAGTCAAGACTTGCAAGGAAACGAGTATGGTCAATAGTGAAAACGATTTATAAAGCGGCTCGATATCACGGTAATATTTCCGGATTTGTAAGTAACTGAGAAGAATCCAAACAAACAATAGACCGGCCATGATCCGATGCGTATAATGGATGAGCTCCAGCTCATTCGTTGGTGGAAGGATCTGACCGTTACAGAGAGGCCAGCCGGAACACGCAAGGCTTGCTTTTGTATGACGGACGAGAGCTCCCGAGTAAACCAAGATATATAGATAAGTAAATAATAAATATATATTCCATTTAAAGTTGCGATCGATATGGAGAACGACTCTACCTTTTTCATTTTCATAAATTACAATGGTTAATAACACGACACTTGCAAAAGATATAAGAGAAAAACCGAAATGAAGTGCCAGCGCGAAGGAGGATTGACCCCAAACGACAGCGGCTGCACCCAAAAGCCCCTGGAAGATGATGAAAAAGACAGAAAGGATTGCGAGAACTTTCACCTCTCTTGATTTCTTAAACGTCTTCCAAGACCAGAGAGCAAGGGTGATTACCATCAGACCGAGAATAGCGGATACAATCCTGTGGCTGTATTCAATCATGGTTTCCAACTCGGGTTGTGAGGGAAGAACTTCTCCATAGCATAATGGCCAGGAATTTCCGCATCCTTCACCTGAACCGGTTGTTGTGACAACGGCTCCCATCAAGAGGACAAGCAGCATTCCGAAACTCGTCAATATCGCAAATGACTTTAATAGTCGATACATGTTGGACACCTTCTTTATATAGAATAACCTTTGTGTAGTTCATCAGGGCTTTAGATCAATTCATTATTACGTATGTTATCGGGATTGTCGAACTCATCCGGAATGGATTGTCGAATGAAGTCTAGAGTAAGTATACAAAACTAGTGAATTCGTTTATAATGTTAAAGGACAAATCGTGAATATCGTAACATAACTCTTTATGAGGAAGCATCACAAATGTGAACAACCATAGACAATTTGTGAAAAGTTATTTTCATGAGGTCCATTTACTGATAAATTAGAATAGGTGTTTTCCTATACTAGATGTTGTAAGATATGGAAATAGAGATTATTAAAGGAGGTGGAAGCATGAGCAAAACGAATACGACAACATATGAAGCATCAAGTCGAGTCATGGAGCCAGGGCCGTTGTCAGAAGCAAACCCTACAGGTACGTGGAAGGATTTCCTGACGCTTGCTAAAATGGGAATTGTCATGTCGAATTTGATTACGACATTCGCTGGATTTTGGATTGCATTGAAAGTAACCGATGCAAGCCTGTATGCACATATCCCGACTGCGATATTAACCTTACTCGGGGCAGCGCTAGTCATTGCTGGGGGATGTAGTCTCAATAATTACATCGATCGTGACATTGATCATTTGATGGAGCGTACCCATGAACGGCCGACGGTTACAGGGAAGATTGATGCAAATCAAGTGCTTTGGGTAGGGATTATCCTATCGGCAATCGGGACCGTACTACTGATGTTCGCCTCCTTGATGGCTGCACTTCTCGGAGTTATTGGACTGTTGGTGTATGTCGTCGTCTATACGATGTGGTTGAAGCGTAAGCATTCAATCAATACAGTCGTTGGTGGTATTTCAGGTGCGATACCTCCGCTGATCGGGTGGGCAGCAGTTGACCCGAATCTGCATATGACAGCATGGCACTTGTTCTTAATAATGTTTTTATGGCAACCTCCTCACTTCTTAGCTTTGGCTATGAAAAGATGTGAAGAATACCGTAAAGCTGGAATTCCGATGCTTCCTGTTGTTTCAGGATTCAAAATGACGAAGCGTCAGATGGTGGTATATGTTGCAGCGTTGCTTCCGGTAAGTTTGTATCTATACCACTTCGGATGGGTATACATCACTGTTGCAGCTGTACTAGGTTTAGGATGGCTGGCTCTTGGTATTTATGGGTTCTTTATGAAAGATGATATCAAGTGGGCAAGAATGATGTTTGTCTATTCCTTGAATTATTTGACCATCATGTTTGTGGTTATGATCATCGTCAATCGCTAAGGGTGATTGTACCCTTAAGCGATTACATATTTTCAAAGTGATTCATTGTTAGTACAACAGAGAAAGTGGGGTTTGATTTAGTGATGAAACGATGGCTACGATTCAGCCGCATCATTCCGTTACTCGGAATCATGATGCTAGGCTTAATGGGTTGCGGTAACCCACAGTTATCCGCACTTCAACCACAAGGTAAAGGGGCAGATGCCCTTTTCGACTTGATGATTTTAAGTCTTGCCATTATGGTTGTCGTCCTCGTAATTGTATTTATTCTTTTTGGTTATGTATTAGTTAAGTTCCGGGAACGTAAAGGTGATGACTTCATTCCGGAACAGGTTGAAGGGAACCACTTGTTGGAGGTTCTATGGACAGCGATTCCTATCGTACTTTTACTAGTACTAGCGGTACCGACTGTCATGACTACTTTCGATCTTGCAGTTAGTGAGAAGAGCGCTGAAGAGTCGAAAGATGGCGGGGACAAGGAAGGTCCAATGACGATTAATGTAACCGCTCACCAA from Pseudalkalibacillus sp. SCS-8 includes the following:
- the pyc gene encoding pyruvate carboxylase produces the protein MQKKINKILVANRGEIAIRIFRACTELDIRTVAVYSKEDSGSFHRYKADEAYLIGEGKKPIDAYLDIEGIIEVAKRYEVDAIHPGYGFLSENIQFAKRCGEEGITFIGPETEHLHMFGDKVRARAQAVEADIPVIPGSDGPVETVDEVRDFAKEHGFPIIIKATLGGGGRGMRIVRNMASLEDAYDRAKSEAKAAFGKDEIYVEKFVENPKHIEVQIIADNDRNVVHLYDRDCSVQRRHQKVVEVAPSVSLTEEKREEICAAAVKLMKRVNYVNAGTVEFLVSPDGSFYFIEVNPRVQVEHTITEMVTGIDIVQTQIMIAEGHLLHDSPISIPKQDQIKCHGVAIQCRVTTEDPANNFMPDTGKIMAYRTGGGFGVRLDAGNGFQGAIITPHYDSLLVKLSTWALTFEQAASKMVRNLREFRIRGIKTNIAFLENVIKHEQFMSGEYNTSFIDTTPELFVFPKRKDRGTKMLSYIANVTVNGFPGLEKQKKPAFNKPRIPHVDYTKPFPEGTKQILDQEGVEGLTKWIKSREEVLLTDTTFRDAHQSLLATRVRTHDLQQIAEPTARHLPELFSLEMWGGATFDVAYRFLNEDPWSRLIQLRKKAPNVLFQMLLRASNAVGYKNYPDNVIKEFVEKSASAGIDVFRIFDSLNWIDGMKVAIDAVRETGKVAEATICYTGDILDPKRPKYDLNYYVSMAKELESAGAHILGIKDMAGLLKPQAAYELIAALKQEIDIPIHLHTHDTSGNGIMTYAKAVEAGVDIVDTAISSMSGLTSQPSANSLYYALEGSGRQPKVSIGNLEELSHYWEDVRKYYQGFESGMNAPHTEIYEHEMPGGQYSNLQQQAKAVGLSHRWDEVKKMYRRVNDMFGDIVKVTPSSKVVGDMALFMVQNDLSEDDIYEKGESLDFPDSVVEMFQGYLGQPYQGFPKDLQQIILKGREPLTVRPGELLEPVDFQEMKEMLYHKLDRPVTSHDLISYALYPKVYMDREKMVEQFGNISVLDTPTFFYGMRLGEEIEIEIEQGKTLIVKLVSIGEPQLDGTRTVYFELNGQPREVVVRDENIKTNVVAKQKADKTNEKHIGASMPGTVIKVLVEKGESVKKGDHLMITEAMKMETTIQAPYDAEIKDIHVSNGETLQTGDLLIELT
- the cyoE gene encoding heme o synthase, with the protein product MSKTNTTTYEASSRVMEPGPLSEANPTGTWKDFLTLAKMGIVMSNLITTFAGFWIALKVTDASLYAHIPTAILTLLGAALVIAGGCSLNNYIDRDIDHLMERTHERPTVTGKIDANQVLWVGIILSAIGTVLLMFASLMAALLGVIGLLVYVVVYTMWLKRKHSINTVVGGISGAIPPLIGWAAVDPNLHMTAWHLFLIMFLWQPPHFLALAMKRCEEYRKAGIPMLPVVSGFKMTKRQMVVYVAALLPVSLYLYHFGWVYITVAAVLGLGWLALGIYGFFMKDDIKWARMMFVYSLNYLTIMFVVMIIVNR
- the ftsW gene encoding putative lipid II flippase FtsW, with protein sequence MLKKMFKNYDYAMIAIVLILCGIGLVMVYSASMIVAVMEYEFSSDHFFKRHLLWVIMGIVVFFVFMMLPYKMYQKLIIPITLGMLCSLVLVLFGEETNGAKSWFEIGGFKIQPAEYAKIGIIMYLASVFSKKQSYISDFKKGVIPPLTVLVLVCGLVFIQPDLGSMAIIGLSASVIIFCSGMKWKHLFMMIGFIGSVGFIAFKFFLSAEQLSRFTGAYRPFEDPLGDGMQLINGYLAVGTGGLFGKGLGQSIQKYGFLSHPHTDFIIAIVAEELGFIGVFVILLLLMYIVFKGLYTGLHCKDAFGSLLAIGISGMIGIQTIVNLGAASGILPITGVTLPFISYGGSSLILLMMSMGILVNISMFVKYRKQKQPPAEQSNTSINQRPKLKVVSQQRVTH
- a CDS encoding heme A synthase, producing the protein MYRLLKSFAILTSFGMLLVLLMGAVVTTTGSGEGCGNSWPLCYGEVLPSQPELETMIEYSHRIVSAILGLMVITLALWSWKTFKKSREVKVLAILSVFFIIFQGLLGAAAVVWGQSSFALALHFGFSLISFASVVLLTIVIYENEKGRVVLHIDRNFKWNIYLLFTYLYILVYSGALVRHTKASLACSGWPLCNGQILPPTNELELIHYTHRIMAGLLFVWILLSYLQIRKYYRDIEPLYKSFSLLTILVSLQVLTGALIIFTKLNLFIALMHGLFVSILFATLSYLIMILLRKS
- a CDS encoding site-2 protease family protein → MDVILLTIFLLFPVSNLLHELGHYITARSSGIQDTELRIGYGPVIFHINNTFLNMKVGLFYFAGAYTAWSGTSALNPIHRVLISMNGPLVNMVVAVYGWVLLRRGPSVEYEMTLSIFVMINLWIAVGNLLPYKLFGKSSDGLVAIKGLWQVLKRI